In Bacteroidota bacterium, a genomic segment contains:
- a CDS encoding alpha-N-arabinofuranosidase codes for MNKPRYLIDHMYTADPAVHVFNGKLYIYPSHDIESGIPENDNGDHFDMRDYHVFSIEDIEGKVTDYGVALDVKDIPWAGRQLWDCDVAF; via the coding sequence ATGAATAAACCAAGATATTTAATAGATCACATGTACACAGCCGATCCCGCCGTACATGTTTTTAACGGTAAGTTATATATTTATCCTTCGCATGATATTGAATCGGGTATACCCGAAAATGATAACGGCGATCATTTTGATATGCGCGATTATCATGTTTTTTCTATAGAAGACATTGAGGGTAAGGTTACTGATTATGGAGTTGCTCTCGATGTGAAAGATATTCCATGGGCCGGCCGTCAGCTGTGGGATTGCGATGTCGCCTTT